Proteins from one Triticum aestivum cultivar Chinese Spring chromosome 7A, IWGSC CS RefSeq v2.1, whole genome shotgun sequence genomic window:
- the LOC123148381 gene encoding uncharacterized protein, protein MEIKPAVILVACVLFCISNRGSAAGCRTSDLVVTTKDYPDPGGRLVQYVTLVNNCGCTQKNVKLACAGFSSSIEVYPDTAIKPDGDGKLCTLYAGRPVGPKQKVFFNYESSTRFSFQPVSSTIVC, encoded by the exons ATGGAGATCAAGCCAGCCGTGATCCTTGTGGCCTGTGTGTTATTCTGCATCAGCAACAGAG GCAGTGCAGCGGGGTGCAGAACTTCAGATCTTGTTGTCACCACGAAGGACTACCCGGATCCGGGAGGAAGGCTAGTGCAATACGTGACACTGGTGAACAACTGCGGCTGCACGCAGAAGAACGTGAAGCTGGCGTGCGCGGGGTTCAGCTCTTCCATCGAGGTCTACCCGGACACCGCCATCAAGCCGGACGGCGACGGCAAGCTCTGCACCCTCTACGCCGGCCGCCCGGTTGGGCCTAAACAGAAGGTCTTCTTCAACTACGAGTCAAGTACCCGGTTCAGCTTCCAGCCCGTCTCCTCCACCATTGTATGTTAG